Proteins from a genomic interval of Plasmodium reichenowi strain SY57 chromosome 11, whole genome shotgun sequence:
- a CDS encoding calcium-dependent protein kinase 7: MGLQTEKDKEKEHQKNNFKICSKKFETDELEVLKKIYKELGSRSGSSYIDKETFLQFFPLPGLWGERLFLKFNFKNTGFIDFEEFIIGIAICCRGTKSDKINVLFDIFDLNADGFIQKSEMVAMLSNIPYIHKLKNIFFNKDNRKNIYRDDYTKDDDNADDENEDHENGDAIVDSNVGTNSDGNIDIDADADVEYNDSDSDDFTIDDDEDVDSLDDISDSFSSAYEDEDEYSNNNNNNNNNNNIENMNISSDNKNVEENNIGNCSKCIKQQKNKALNANINNKRNGNGNNTSLNVKELAKKIRKEEKRKFVKKLRELNAVHLYKDNELSNKKEKDKERKKKNKDPNVSKNSPFFKSEGEDYNSSSSNNTDAFVHDHIKYINKYKKKSLKNEVKKNGHRYKDATNPYISSTTDSSTSNESNYNINNDEFESCSSNKEHREVCSSDTSDSFISIYGYLIKNRRSKNIKEKNHHSKEKDKKDPDVKGKNKADDNIKRKEKGDDEIKRRDKPLDDVKEKEQIKYEAKNKDHKMKEEISEGKENLKYKDVEKNKDVEKNKDGEKNKDGEKKKDGEKNKDGEKEEGKNEEKENEEENKIKKEKCFTRNDINIYKKEKKKEKKKNKLYVNEFCLPSKTARSILNDEENNKPSDKNVDVEAIVDIMLEECEFLDNDKITLIQFKSVIHKYDFFLYIFFNCLHEDIWGLQGNVLYGRDYISNFVIKSENFKNKEIEQDEDDAITEELYFKIRQLFIVQAPDYDCVNDDLCVNFLNTKNVEQDIKEVGEEEKEKEKEEKKNGADKKDTIEKEDEEYITNNFSKDKNDTSINKKKPKNENNAKLVSFVSEIKTGEENIVDKDKIKEYEKEYSIHKDKDDKKNVNSSFESEHEDLKRQFINMKEKIKKSLKEKDELNNLKEDNKIYKKLEEYDKKTINNIENQNENQNENQNENQNENQNENQNENQNENQNENQNENQNENQNENQNENQNENQNENQNENQNENQNNNNNILKEKNFYEEDNNNNNNDNSNNFDESQSIQEYQNDNKNNFIEENNILINQKKNLYNMKEDPINIQVDMKSNIHMNIIINKVNDVNGVNNVEDINNEQKKNDFVKRNKQNTNRNEHMSKKDIAGNNSSTIINNNMMNLNDDLLNVENTENKNRYECDFNLLTNQLNDIFSKEIVEFIQASKISFNINDVCKERNLHKKKERLQKGRRNYLKNNKNNLNISLNYQKQKKYPFNKLFLEELEKDEKNEEINKAEEHVTDESSFEYNQNGVFPNKVVPTKTNKDILTINNQNNEEDMKQKEKEVNEQTVEKKEDNNILINKLSKKKSFSGLKLQNIEKMDILEKFGLSYKKSEKTSLGCSIFHNKVDEKRGSFSKSQDGIEADVIKQGELNDEKVKNIERNDETVKKNEANDEKVKNIERNDEKVKNIERNDEKVKKNEQKCDDLKEPISNVDKISYQKSTSDKDLSKKKNSNVVALNKMDTFKKDESSSNDMESSYFSSNKKKKYDLTKKHGKDINLYSCPNCKGPFLMCPNCHCRYPRFCVNDNKIAMECEYCDCEHCYFYNCIYCNFDFQKCLDMIKKNSLKEGILYKIGKHLHQFKARYYILFDNLLYYYDKKRNLKPRGFMFLEGCYVELIAKNDNINKYGFSICHKGTKQVQKRNLYVNTLEERDEWVQALYSSTKQNTLYNLYELHEQLGQGKFSTVYRGINKQTNSEFAIKVIDKRSVSIYEKELLRSEISILRLLRHPNVIYLKEIINTKETLYISMELVKGGELYDFLLAETRLSEIHANKIITQLIKTVAYLHRCGIIHRDIKPENILLTDKSRDAQIKLTDFGLSTLCAPNELLKEPCGTLAYVAPEVITLQGYNHKVDAWSIGIILYLLLSGKLPFPINKNTEMNIQKNYVLNFKDYIWKSISSSAKDLISKLLELNVEKRISANEALEHIWVKNPTAVINENSFIYKNEEINILNLQDVSVSTFNIPRYTPLHIEEEKNTEEVENKELIFNIHENNILCENNDSIDEPVIPLPYSSAPVKEYIHDKKNIQNISSPIEDISMNKQENAVNESINKETSNLMKNCSQNATDQNDTSPHHNNENQNEQGNLNTCIHKINECKKSSTDGHTAQINDNTNKEHDKIRDN; this comes from the exons atgGGTCTCCAAACAGAAAAGgataaagaaaaggaacatcaaaaaaataattttaaaatatgcAGCAAAAAATTTGAAACAGATGAATTAGAAGTCCTAAAAAAG ATATATAAAGAACTAGGTAGTAGATCTGGCTCAAGTTATATTGACAAAGAAACGTTTCTTCAATTTTTTCCTTTACCAGGGTTGTGGGGAGAAagattatttttaaaatttaacTTCAAAAATACTGGTTTTATAGATTTTGAAGAGTTTATAATAGGTATAGCAATATGTTGTCGAGGGACAAAAAGTGATAAGATAAATGTATTGTTTGATATTTTTGATTTGAATGCAGATGGGTTTATCCAAAAGTCTGAGATGGTAGCTATGCTATCTAACATTCcttatattcataaattaaaaaatatattttttaataaagataataggaaaaatatatatcgAGATGATTATACGAAGGATGATGATAATGCagatgatgaaaatgaagatCATGAAAATGGAGATGCTATTGTAGATTCTAATGTAGGTACTAATTCAGATGGTAATATAGATATCGATGCAGATGCAGATGTAGAATACAATGATAGTGATAGTGATGATTTTACTATagatgatgatgaagatgTGGATAGTTTGGATGACATAAGTGATTCCTTTAGTAGTGCTTATGAGGATGAAGACGaatattcaaataataataataataataataataataataatatagaaaatatgaacataagttcagataataaaaatgtggAAGAGAATAATATAGGAAATTGTAGTAAATGTATaaaacaacaaaaaaataaagcaTTAAATgcaaatataaataacaagAGAAATGGGAATGGTAATAATACTTCATTAAATGTAAAGGAGCTAGCCAAAAAAATAcgaaaagaagaaaaaagaaaatttgtaaaaaaattgaGAGAATTAAACGCAGTACATTTGTATAAAGATAATGAAttaagtaataaaaaagaaaaagataaagaaagaaaaaaaaaaaataaagatcCAAATGTTTCCAAAAATTctcctttttttaaaagtgAAGGTGAAGATTATAATTCTTCGTCGAGTAACAATACAGATGCTTTTGTTCAtgatcatataaaatacataaataaatataaaaaaaaaagtttaaaaaatgaagttaaaaaaaatggacACAGATATAAAGATGCAACAAATCCATATATATCCTCTACTACAGATAGTTCTACAAGTAATGAAAGTaattataacataaataatgatgagTTTGAAAGTTGCAGTTCAAATAAAGAACACAGAGAAGTTTGTTCTAGCGACACGTCAGATTCATTTATTAGTATTTATGGAtatttgataaaaaatCGAAGGAgcaaaaatataaaagaaaagaatcACCATAGTAAGGAGaaagataaaaaagatCCAGATGTAAAGGGCAAAAATAAAGcagatgataatattaagaGGAAGGAAAAAGGAGATGATGAAATTAAAAGGAGGGATAAACCATTAGATGATgttaaagaaaaagaacaaataaaGTACGAGGCAAAAAATAAAGACCACAAAAtgaaagaagaaatatcagaaggaaaagaaaatttaaaatacaaagatgttgaaaaaaataaagatgttgaaaaaaataaagatggtgaaaaaaataaagatggtgaaaaaaaaaaagatggtgaaaaaaataaagatggTGAAAAAGAAGAAGGAAAAAATGAGGAAAAAGAgaatgaagaagaaaacaaaataaaaaaagaaaagtgTTTTACAAgaaatgatataaatatatacaaaaaagaaaagaaaaaagaaaaaaaaaagaataaattatatgtaaacGAATTTTGTCTACCATCCAAAACTGCTAGAAGCATTTtaaatgatgaagaaaataataaaccATCCGATAAAAATGTTGATGTTGAAGCGATCGTAGATATTATGTTAGAAGAATGTGAATTTTtagataatgataaaataacacttatacaatttaaaagtgttatacataaatatgatttctttttatatatattttttaattgcCTACATGAAGATATTTGGGGCTTACAAGGAAATGTCTTATATGGTAGAGATTATATAAGTAACTTTGTTATAAAATCtgaaaattttaaaaataaagaaattgAGCAAGATGAGGATGATGCTATTACTgaagaattatattttaaaataagaCAACTTTTTATAGTTCAAGCTCCTGATTATGATTGTGTGAATGATGATTTGTGTGTAAACTTTTTAAATACAAAGAACGTAGAACAGGACATAAAGGAAGTTGGTGaggaagaaaaagaaaaagaaaaagaagagaaaaaaaatggtgcagataaaaaggataccatagaaaaagaagatgaagaatatataacaaataattttagtaaagataaaaatgacacatctataaataagaaaaaaccaaaaaatgaaaataatgcAAAATTAGTTAGCTTTGTTAGTGAAATAAAAACAGGAGAAGAAAATATTGTTGACAAAgataaaattaaagaatatGAAAAGGAGTATTCTATTCATAAAGATAAGGATGATAAGAAGAATGTTAATAGTTCTTTTGAAAGTGAGCATGAAGATTTAAAGCGCcaatttataaatatgaaagagaaaataaagaaaagcttaaaagaaaaagatgaaTTGAATAATCTGAAAGaggataataaaatatataaaaaattggAAGAGTATGATAAGAAGAccattaataatatagagAATCAGAATGAAaatcaaaatgaaaatCAAAATGAAAACCAAAATGAAAATCAGAATGAAAATCAGAATGAAAATCAGAATGAAAATCAAAATGAAAACCAAAATGAAaatcaaaatgaaaatcaaaatgaaaatcaaaatgaaaatcaaaatgaaaatcaaaatgaaaatcaaaatgaaaatcaaaatgaaaaccaaaataataataataatatattgaaagaaaaaaatttttatgaagaagataataataataataataatgataatagtaataattttgatGAATCTCAATCAATTCAAGAATACCAAAAcgataataaaaataattttattgaagagaataatattttaattaaccagaaaaaaaatttatacaaTATGAAAGAGGATCCAATAAATATCCAGGTTGATATGAAAAgtaatattcatatgaacattattattaataaagtGAATGATGTGAATGGTGTAAATAATGTGGaagatattaataatgaacaaaagaaaaacgATTTTGTTAAAAGGAATAAACAAAATACGAATAGAAATGAACACATGAGCAAAAAAGACATTGCTGgtaataatagtagtactattattaataataatatgatgaATTTAAACgatgatttattaaatgtgGAAAATACAGAAAATAAGAATAGATATGAATGTGATTTCAATTTGTTAACAAATCAActtaatgatatattttcaaaagAAATTGTAGAATTTATCCAAGCATCTAAAATTagttttaatattaatgatgtttgtaaagaaagaaatttacacaagaaaaaagaaagacTTCAGAAAGGTCGTAGAAActatttgaaaaataataaaaacaatttaaatatatctttaaatTATCAGAAGCAAAAGAAGTATccatttaataaattattcttGGAAGAATTGGAAAaggatgaaaaaaatgaagaaattaataaagCAGAAGAACATGTAACAGATGAATCATCTTTTGAATATAATCAAAATGGTGTTTTTCCGAACAAAGTAGTACCCACtaaaacaaataaagatatcttaacaataaataatcaaaacaatgaagaagatatgaaacaaaaagaaaaagaagtGAACGAACAAACCGTAGAAAAGaaagaagataataatattcttattaataaattaagtaaaaaaaaaagtttttCAGGATTgaaattacaaaatatagAGAAAATGGATATATTAGAAAAGTTTGGATTGTCctataaaaaaagtgaAAAAACAAGTCTGGGTTGTTCCATATTTCACAATAAGGTAGATGAAAAGAGAGGATCTTTTAGTAAGAGTCAGGATGGAATTGAAGCTGATGTAATAAAGCAAGGAGaattaaatgatgaaaaggtaaaaaatattgaacGAAATGATGAAACGGTAAAGAAGAATGAAGCAAATGATGAAAAggtaaaaaatattgaaagaaatgatgaaaaggtaaaaaatattgaaagAAATGATGAAAAGGTAAAAAAGAATGAACAAAAATGTGACGATTTAAAAGAACCCATTTCGAACGTAGATAAAATAAGTTATCAAAAAAGTACAAGTGATAAAGATTTAagtaaaaagaaaaatagTAATGTCGTTGCTTTGAATAAAATGGatacttttaaaaaagatgaaaGTTCAAGTAATGATATGGAAAGTTCTTATTTTTCTAGtaataagaaaaagaaatatgatttaacaaaaaagcatggaaaagatataaatttatattcatgTCCTAATTGTAAGGGTCCATTTTTAATGTGTCCAAATTGTCATTGTAGATACCCTAGATTTTGTGttaatgataataagaTAGCAATGGAATGTGAATATTGTGATTGTGAGCATTgctatttttataattgtatatattgtaaTTTTGATTTCCAGAAATGCTTAgatatgataaaaaagaattcTCTTAAGGAAggtatattatataaaataggAAAGCATTTACATCAATTTAAAGCTAGATATTACATATTGTttgataatttattatattattatgataaaaaaaggaatttAAAACCTAGAGGTTTTATGTTTTTAGAAGGTTGTTATGTTGAATTAATTGCTAagaatgataatattaataaatatggtTTTTCTATATGTCACAAAGGAACGAAACAAGTACAGAAACgtaatttatatgtaaacaCATTAGAAGAAAGGGATGAGTGGGTACAAGCCTTATATTCATCTACAAAACAgaatacattatataatttatatgaattacATGAACAGTTAGGGCAAGGTAAGTTTTCAACAGTTTATAGAggtataaataaacaaacaAATTCAGAATTTGCCATTAAAGTAATTGATAAAAGATCTGTATcaatatatgaaaaagaattattaagAAGTGAAATATCAATATTAAGATTATTAAGGCATCCAAATGTTATATActtaaaagaaataattaatacaaaagaaactttatatatatccatgGAATTGGTAAAAGGGGGAgaattatatgattttttattaGCTGAAACACGATTAAGTGAAATCCATgcaaataaaattataacacaattaataaaaacagTAGCATATTTACATAGATGTGGTATTATACATAGAGATATTAAACcagaaaatatattacttaCAGATAAATCAAGAGATGCtcaaataaaattaacTGATTTTGGATTGTCAACATTATGTGCTCCAAATGAATTATTGAAAGAACCATGTGGAACATTAGCATATGTAGCACCAGAAGTTATTACATTACAAGGTTATAATCATAAAGTAGATGCATGGTCTATCggaattatattatatttattattaagtGGTAAATTACCTTTCCctattaataaaaatacagaaatgaatatacaaaaaaattatgtattaAATTTTAAGGATTATATATGGAAAAGTATATCTTCATCAGCTAAAGATCTTATatcaaaattattagaattaaatgtagaaaaaagaatttcAGCAAATGAAGCTTTAGAACATATATGGGTGAAGAATCCAACTGCTgtaataaatgaaaattcatttatatataaaaatgaagaaattaatattttaaatttacaAGATGTTAGTGTTAGTACATTTAATATACCAAGATATACACCTTTACATAttgaagaagaaaaaaatacagAAGAGGTAGAAAATAAAGAGCTCATATTCAATATtcatgaaaataatattttatgtgaaaataatgattCTATTGATGAACCTGTTATACCATTACCATATAGTAGTGCCCCAgtaaaagaatatattcatgataaaaaaaatatacaaaatatatcatcTCCAATAGAAGATATATCAATGAATAAGCAGGAAAATGCTGTAAATGAATCCataaataaagaaacaTCAAATCTTATGAAAAATTGTTCACAAAATGCAACGGATCAAAATGATACTTCACCtcatcataataatgaaaatcAAAATGAGCAAGGAAATCTAAACACTTGtattcataaaattaaCGAGTGTAAAAAGAGTTCAACAGATGGACACACTGCCcaaataaatgataatacaaataaagaACATGATAAAATAAGGGATAATTAA